One genomic segment of Peribacillus sp. FSL H8-0477 includes these proteins:
- the rbfA gene encoding 30S ribosome-binding factor RbfA: MSLRANRVGEQMKKEMSDIIGRKIKDPRIGFVTVTDVEVTGDLQHAIVYISVLGDEEQKEKTLKGLSQAKGFIRSEIGQRIRLRKTPEISFEFDESIMYGHRIDTLIHQINSDDKPAKDEEE; encoded by the coding sequence ATGAGCCTTCGTGCAAATCGTGTTGGTGAACAGATGAAGAAAGAAATGAGTGACATCATTGGCCGGAAAATCAAGGATCCCCGCATCGGCTTTGTTACCGTAACAGATGTAGAGGTTACTGGTGACTTGCAGCATGCTATCGTTTATATTTCTGTTTTAGGAGACGAAGAGCAGAAAGAAAAAACACTAAAAGGTCTTTCCCAAGCTAAAGGATTCATTCGTTCTGAAATTGGACAACGAATTCGCTTACGGAAAACTCCGGAGATTTCTTTCGAGTTTGATGAATCCATTATGTATGGACACCGGATTGATACGTTAATCCATCAGATTAATTCAGATGATAAACCTGCAAAAGACGAAGAAGAATAA
- the truB gene encoding tRNA pseudouridine(55) synthase TruB, giving the protein MDGILPLLKPKGMTSHDCVFKLRKILKTKKVGHTGTLDPDVTGVLPICIGRATKVAEYITEAGKSYEGEVTLGFSTTTEDASGEVVEERAIVEEFSRKQILDVLKDFTGIIRQTPPMFSAVKINGKKLYEYARAGIEVERPSREVTIHELTLLDDREVFTGERISFRFRVSCSKGTYIRTLAVNIGEKLGYPAHMSNLIRTESAGFTLADCQTLEAVSELMEQGKEAEFLQPIERGLYHLPKYQINDTVAKKVLNGAVLPQPADLTVQRGVPFVMVDLNEKALAIYQLHPEKDQLIKPVKILEIG; this is encoded by the coding sequence ATGGATGGAATTTTACCACTATTAAAACCTAAGGGAATGACATCGCATGATTGTGTGTTCAAATTAAGAAAAATCTTAAAGACAAAAAAAGTTGGTCATACTGGCACACTTGATCCCGATGTGACCGGAGTATTGCCCATCTGTATCGGCCGAGCGACAAAGGTTGCGGAGTACATTACGGAAGCTGGGAAGTCGTATGAAGGAGAAGTGACTTTAGGGTTTTCTACTACAACAGAAGATGCCAGCGGTGAAGTAGTAGAAGAACGAGCAATTGTGGAGGAGTTCTCCCGAAAGCAAATTCTCGATGTGTTAAAAGATTTCACGGGCATTATTCGTCAAACACCTCCTATGTTTTCAGCGGTTAAGATCAATGGCAAAAAGCTCTATGAATATGCTCGAGCAGGCATAGAAGTAGAAAGACCGTCAAGGGAAGTAACGATTCATGAATTAACACTGCTTGATGACCGTGAAGTATTTACTGGAGAACGAATTTCTTTCCGCTTCAGAGTAAGCTGCTCTAAAGGGACGTATATACGCACACTAGCTGTTAATATTGGTGAAAAACTTGGATATCCTGCTCATATGTCAAATTTAATAAGAACCGAAAGTGCAGGGTTTACACTGGCAGATTGCCAAACGTTAGAAGCAGTTTCTGAATTGATGGAACAGGGAAAAGAAGCTGAGTTTTTACAGCCAATTGAACGAGGTTTGTATCATTTGCCGAAATATCAGATTAATGATACAGTAGCAAAGAAAGTACTAAATGGAGCGGTTTTACCGCAGCCAGCCGATTTAACCGTTCAACGGGGTGTTCCGTTTGTTATGGTAGATTTAAATGAGAAGGCATTAGCCATATACCAGCTGCATCCTGAAAAGGACCAGTTGATTAAACCTGTAAAAATATTGGAAATTGGATAA
- the pnp gene encoding polyribonucleotide nucleotidyltransferase, whose amino-acid sequence MGQEKHTYSYEWAGRTLTVEIGQLAKQANGAVLVRYGETAVLSVATASKEPKNLDFFPLTVNYEEKLYAVGKIPGGFIKREGRPSEKAILASRLIDRPIRPLFADGFRNDVQLISMVMSLEQDCSSEMAAMFGSSLALCVSDIPFGGPIAGVIVGRINNEFVVNPSVEQMENSDINLIVAGTKDAINMVEAGAKEVPEETMLEAIMFGHDEIKKLIEFQEMIAAEIGKPKMEVKLYQLDQELEAELKGMCGADLNKAVQVQEKHAREAAIKVVKDSVMENYTEETDEDKLKQIKEILNKLVKSEVRRLITEEKVRPDGRNPDEIRPLSSEVGILPRTHGSGLFTRGQTQALSICTLGAMGDVQILDGLGTEESKRFMHHYNFPHFSVGETGPLRGPGRREIGHGALGERALEQVLPDEKDFPYTIRLVSEVLESNGSTSQASICASTLAMMDAGVPLKAPVAGIAMGLVKTGEDYSILTDIQGMEDHLGDMDFKVAGTAQGVTALQMDIKIEGLSREILEEALQQAKRGRLHILESMLATINGPRVQLSKYAPKILTMSINPDKIRDVIGPSGKQINKIIEETGVKIDIEQDGTVFIASTEQDMNEKAKKIIEDIVREVMVGEVYLGKVKRIEKFGAFVEIFTGKDGLVHISELAEERVGKVEDILAIGDEIEVKVTEIDKQGRVNLSRKAVLKAQKEAANSQE is encoded by the coding sequence ATGGGACAAGAAAAACATACGTACTCTTACGAATGGGCAGGACGCACCTTGACTGTTGAAATTGGCCAATTGGCTAAGCAAGCGAACGGAGCAGTTCTAGTTCGGTACGGAGAAACAGCAGTACTAAGTGTAGCTACAGCGTCAAAAGAACCGAAAAACCTTGATTTCTTCCCGTTGACTGTGAATTATGAAGAAAAATTATATGCAGTAGGTAAGATTCCAGGAGGATTTATTAAACGTGAAGGCCGCCCAAGTGAAAAAGCAATCTTGGCTAGTCGTTTAATTGATCGTCCAATTCGTCCGCTTTTTGCTGACGGATTCCGGAATGATGTTCAGCTTATCAGCATGGTTATGAGCTTGGAACAAGACTGTTCATCTGAAATGGCTGCGATGTTCGGTTCTTCACTTGCATTATGTGTTTCTGACATTCCTTTTGGTGGTCCAATTGCCGGTGTTATTGTCGGCCGTATCAACAATGAATTTGTTGTCAATCCATCTGTTGAACAAATGGAAAACAGTGATATCAATCTGATTGTTGCTGGAACAAAGGATGCAATCAACATGGTTGAAGCCGGAGCGAAGGAAGTACCGGAAGAAACAATGCTTGAAGCAATCATGTTCGGACATGATGAGATTAAGAAGTTAATTGAATTCCAAGAGATGATTGCTGCTGAAATCGGCAAACCAAAAATGGAAGTTAAACTGTATCAGCTTGATCAAGAATTAGAAGCTGAACTTAAAGGCATGTGTGGAGCTGACTTGAACAAAGCTGTACAAGTTCAAGAAAAGCATGCACGTGAAGCAGCAATAAAAGTGGTTAAAGACAGTGTAATGGAAAACTATACTGAAGAAACCGATGAAGATAAACTAAAACAAATTAAAGAAATCTTAAATAAACTGGTTAAATCTGAAGTCCGCCGTTTAATTACGGAAGAGAAAGTACGTCCAGATGGCCGTAATCCGGATGAAATTAGACCTTTATCTTCAGAAGTAGGGATTCTTCCACGTACTCATGGTTCTGGATTATTCACTCGCGGACAAACTCAAGCACTTTCAATTTGTACACTTGGTGCCATGGGCGATGTTCAGATTCTTGATGGTCTGGGTACAGAAGAGTCAAAACGCTTTATGCATCATTATAACTTCCCGCATTTCAGTGTTGGTGAAACTGGACCATTACGTGGACCAGGCCGTCGTGAAATCGGACATGGTGCATTAGGTGAACGAGCTCTAGAGCAAGTTCTTCCGGATGAAAAGGATTTCCCTTATACCATTCGTCTTGTTTCTGAAGTTCTTGAATCAAATGGATCGACTTCACAGGCTAGCATTTGTGCAAGCACATTGGCAATGATGGATGCTGGAGTACCACTTAAAGCACCAGTTGCTGGTATTGCAATGGGCTTGGTGAAAACTGGAGAAGATTATTCGATTCTTACTGATATCCAAGGAATGGAAGATCATCTTGGCGATATGGACTTTAAAGTGGCCGGAACAGCTCAAGGTGTAACTGCCCTGCAAATGGATATTAAAATCGAAGGACTTTCAAGAGAAATCCTTGAGGAAGCATTACAGCAAGCAAAACGCGGTCGTTTGCATATCCTTGAATCAATGCTGGCTACGATTAATGGACCACGTGTTCAGCTTTCTAAATACGCTCCAAAAATATTGACGATGTCAATCAATCCTGATAAGATTCGCGATGTTATTGGACCAAGCGGAAAACAAATCAACAAAATCATCGAAGAAACTGGTGTGAAGATTGACATTGAACAAGATGGAACAGTCTTCATTGCGTCTACTGAACAAGATATGAATGAAAAGGCTAAGAAAATTATTGAAGATATCGTTCGTGAAGTAATGGTTGGCGAAGTTTATCTCGGTAAAGTAAAACGGATTGAAAAATTCGGTGCCTTCGTTGAAATCTTTACTGGTAAAGACGGGCTAGTCCATATCTCTGAGCTTGCTGAGGAAAGAGTCGGCAAAGTAGAAGATATCTTGGCAATTGGTGATGAAATTGAAGTGAAAGTTACTGAAATTGATAAGCAAGGGCGGGTTAATCTTTCTCGCAAAGCCGTTTTAAAAGCTCAAAAAGAAGCAGCTAATTCTCAAGAATAA
- a CDS encoding YlxQ family RNA-binding protein — translation MIQQKWMSLLGLANRARKLISGEELVLKDIRNGNAKLVILAADASKNTEKKLTDKCIFYKVPLKRVENRELLGKAIGKEARVAVAVLDEGFAKKLQTLLD, via the coding sequence ATGATCCAACAAAAGTGGATGTCTCTATTAGGTTTGGCCAATCGAGCGCGTAAATTGATTTCTGGAGAAGAATTAGTGCTAAAAGATATCAGAAACGGCAATGCCAAATTGGTGATTTTAGCTGCCGATGCTTCTAAGAATACAGAAAAAAAACTAACTGATAAATGTATCTTCTACAAAGTTCCTCTCAAAAGAGTCGAAAATCGGGAATTACTGGGAAAAGCAATAGGCAAGGAAGCACGTGTCGCCGTTGCAGTTCTGGATGAAGGTTTTGCTAAAAAACTCCAAACGTTGCTCGATTGA
- a CDS encoding DUF503 domain-containing protein has protein sequence MIVGSAEFECIIYDAHSLKEKRAVLQRIISRLKQKFNISVAEVGYQDLWQRSALAIVTVSSSRMATERELQNALLFLDSFPEIERTLTNIEWL, from the coding sequence ATGATCGTCGGCTCTGCCGAATTTGAATGTATCATCTATGATGCGCATTCTTTAAAAGAAAAACGGGCCGTGCTGCAGCGTATTATTTCAAGACTTAAGCAGAAATTCAATATTTCTGTGGCTGAGGTTGGGTACCAGGATCTTTGGCAGCGAAGTGCGCTTGCCATTGTTACTGTATCCTCCTCCCGAATGGCAACTGAGAGAGAATTACAAAATGCCCTTCTATTTCTGGATTCATTTCCTGAAATAGAGCGCACACTAACAAATATAGAATGGCTATAA
- the rpsO gene encoding 30S ribosomal protein S15 — translation MAITQERKNEIIAEYRTHDTDTGSPEVQIAVLTADINSLNEHLRIHKKDHHSRRGLLKMVGKRRNLLSYLRNNDVARYRELITRLGLRR, via the coding sequence ATGGCAATTACACAAGAACGCAAAAACGAAATTATCGCTGAGTACCGTACTCACGACACTGACACAGGATCTCCAGAAGTACAGATTGCTGTACTTACTGCAGATATCAACAGCTTGAACGAACATTTACGTATTCACAAAAAAGATCATCATTCACGTCGTGGACTTCTTAAAATGGTAGGTAAGCGTCGTAATCTTTTATCTTACCTTCGTAACAATGACGTAGCACGTTACCGTGAATTAATTACACGCTTAGGCCTTCGTCGATAA
- the rnpM gene encoding RNase P modulator RnpM → MNSRKKIPMRKCIASGEMKPKKELIRIVRSKEGEVSIDPTGKKSGRGAYLTLDREIILSAQKKNVLANQLSAHIDPSLYEQLLAIVDKEQQ, encoded by the coding sequence ATGAATAGCCGAAAGAAAATACCGATGCGCAAATGCATTGCTAGCGGTGAAATGAAGCCGAAAAAAGAGCTAATTCGTATCGTACGATCTAAAGAAGGGGAAGTCAGCATTGATCCCACAGGCAAAAAGTCTGGGCGTGGAGCCTACTTGACGCTTGACCGGGAAATCATTTTGTCAGCACAGAAGAAAAATGTGCTGGCTAATCAACTCAGCGCACACATCGATCCTTCCCTTTATGAACAATTACTTGCAATAGTGGATAAGGAGCAACAGTGA
- the ribF gene encoding bifunctional riboflavin kinase/FAD synthetase yields the protein MEVIVIEHPQSFNQADFPKLSIALGFFDGIHIGHQAVIQTARSKAEEFGLKSAVMTFDPHPSVVLGKRDENIRYITPLDDKIDIIRDTGVDYLFIIRFTKEFARLLPEQFVDQYLIAINAKHVVAGFDYTYGHYGEGTMETLESHSKGQFFITVVSKQTLEDEKISSTRIRSILKMGDFTGFYHLTGRYYLSQGIVIHGEKRGRKLGFPTANLRIDDEYIFPATGVYAVRAKINETWFNGVCNVGYKPTFNEEKPEFPAVEVHILDFTGDLYGQKLQVAWHKRIRSEQKFSGLDALVQQIEADKEQAVNYFMLLNQ from the coding sequence GTGGAAGTTATTGTCATTGAGCATCCCCAATCGTTTAACCAAGCCGATTTCCCGAAACTTTCAATCGCACTTGGTTTTTTCGATGGAATACATATTGGACACCAAGCGGTCATTCAAACAGCAAGATCGAAAGCAGAGGAATTTGGCTTAAAATCTGCTGTTATGACCTTTGATCCCCATCCTTCTGTCGTGTTAGGCAAGAGGGATGAAAACATCCGTTACATCACACCTCTCGATGATAAGATAGACATAATCAGGGATACGGGTGTAGATTATTTATTCATTATTAGATTTACTAAGGAATTTGCACGCCTCTTACCAGAGCAGTTCGTTGATCAATATTTAATCGCGATAAACGCTAAGCATGTTGTTGCGGGTTTTGATTATACATATGGACACTATGGTGAAGGAACGATGGAAACGCTCGAAAGCCACTCAAAAGGTCAGTTTTTCATTACCGTGGTGTCTAAACAAACACTAGAAGATGAAAAAATCAGTTCGACACGAATTCGGTCCATCTTAAAGATGGGAGATTTCACTGGTTTTTATCATTTAACTGGTCGTTATTATCTTTCTCAAGGCATTGTTATTCATGGAGAAAAGCGGGGAAGGAAACTTGGTTTTCCTACGGCTAACCTCAGAATAGATGATGAGTATATATTCCCAGCCACTGGAGTGTATGCGGTTCGTGCGAAAATAAACGAAACTTGGTTCAACGGTGTTTGTAATGTAGGCTATAAACCCACATTCAATGAAGAAAAACCGGAGTTCCCGGCTGTCGAGGTCCATATTCTCGATTTTACTGGAGACCTGTATGGACAGAAGCTGCAGGTTGCTTGGCATAAACGAATTAGGAGCGAGCAGAAGTTCTCTGGATTGGATGCATTGGTTCAGCAAATTGAAGCCGATAAAGAACAAGCCGTAAACTATTTTATGCTATTAAATCAATAG
- a CDS encoding polysaccharide deacetylase family protein, with the protein MGNKWKRLVAICMIAGISWLLVQNPYTDQYVAGLTKPSVVVTGTVKEKDSLYLEIEQSASKYEVAPQDARIDRVWKLVPGLNGLQVNVKDSYKLMKKNGVFDKKKLIFNQIPPAVHMNELEPVPIYRAHPEKPTVSLLINVAWGNEYLQDMLAVLKKHQVKATFFLEGRWTKNNPELAKMIAEGGHEIGNHSYSHPNMERISSQASKDEILKTTEVIKAVTGRDVTWFAPPSGSFREETVKIADSLGLNTVLWSVDTIDWQKPSPELLQKRVLSKIHPGAFVLMHPTESTANSLDQLITEFKKQNFHVVTVTEAVDEKRIVHTHE; encoded by the coding sequence ATGGGCAATAAGTGGAAACGTTTAGTTGCGATTTGTATGATAGCAGGTATATCATGGTTATTGGTGCAAAATCCTTATACTGATCAATATGTAGCTGGTTTAACAAAACCATCTGTTGTCGTCACAGGTACGGTTAAAGAGAAGGATTCGCTTTATTTAGAAATTGAACAAAGTGCCTCTAAATATGAGGTAGCTCCACAAGACGCACGAATTGATCGGGTATGGAAGTTGGTTCCGGGGTTAAATGGCCTGCAGGTAAACGTTAAGGACTCCTACAAGCTAATGAAAAAGAACGGGGTATTCGATAAAAAGAAACTCATTTTCAATCAAATCCCTCCTGCTGTTCATATGAATGAACTAGAACCAGTACCTATTTACCGAGCCCATCCAGAGAAACCGACCGTATCCTTGCTGATTAATGTGGCTTGGGGGAATGAATATCTTCAGGACATGTTGGCAGTCCTCAAAAAACATCAAGTGAAAGCGACCTTTTTTTTAGAAGGAAGATGGACTAAAAACAATCCAGAATTGGCTAAGATGATAGCAGAGGGCGGGCATGAAATCGGCAACCATTCGTATTCACATCCGAATATGGAGCGGATTTCCAGTCAAGCTTCCAAGGATGAAATTCTAAAGACGACTGAAGTAATAAAAGCAGTTACGGGCAGGGATGTCACCTGGTTTGCTCCGCCGAGTGGAAGTTTTCGAGAAGAAACAGTCAAAATTGCAGACTCACTCGGTTTAAATACGGTATTATGGAGTGTGGACACCATTGATTGGCAAAAACCGAGTCCGGAATTATTGCAAAAGCGGGTCCTTTCCAAAATTCACCCTGGTGCCTTTGTGTTAATGCATCCGACAGAATCGACAGCAAACTCACTTGACCAGTTAATTACGGAGTTTAAGAAACAAAATTTTCATGTTGTAACTGTAACAGAAGCAGTAGATGAAAAGAGAATCGTTCATACGCATGAGTAA
- the infB gene encoding translation initiation factor IF-2, with amino-acid sequence MTKMRVYEYAKEKNVSSKDVINKLKEMNIEVSNHMTALDDSTVNKLNDTLNKNQSTTADSTNSQPASKVVEKYEEEANEKGTGTASKEKLKKKPPVKPAAAGSKPFNKGGRGNNRNRNNVKHKPSHSPQAAPVQKRKERELPTKISFTESLTVTELAKKLHREPSEIIKKLFMLGVMATINQSLEKDAIELIASEYGVEVEEEVLVDLTDLESLVTEDNADNLIERPSVVTIMGHVDHGKTTLLDSIRNTKVTEGEAGGITQHIGAYQVEIKGKKITFLDTPGHAAFTTMRARGAQITDITILVVAADDGVMPQTIEAINHAKAAEVPIIVAVNKMDKPSANPDRVMQELTEHGLVSEAWGGDVIFVPISAKNGEGIESLLEMILLVGEVNEYKANPERNAIGTVIEARLDKGRGTVATLLVQNGTLKIGDPIVVGNSFGRVRAMLNDLGRRVKEAGPSTPVELTGLNEVPQAGDRFIVFNDERTARQVGETRAQRQLASQRNEKSVVTLDNLFEQMKQGDIKELNIVLKADVQGSAEAVAASLRKIEVEGAKVKIIHTGVGAITESDIILAAASNAIVIGFNVRPDVNAKRAADSENVDVRLHRIIYKAIEEIDAAMKGMLDPEFEEKVIGQAEVRTTFKVSKVGTIAGSYVTEGKLTRDSGVRLIRDGIVIFEGELDTLKRFKDEVKEVAQNYECGITIKNFNDLKEGDIIEAYVMQEIERK; translated from the coding sequence ATGACTAAAATGCGCGTGTACGAATATGCAAAAGAGAAAAATGTTTCAAGTAAAGACGTAATAAATAAACTCAAAGAAATGAACATAGAGGTATCCAATCATATGACAGCATTAGACGATTCTACGGTTAATAAATTAAACGATACATTAAATAAAAATCAATCAACTACAGCAGACAGCACAAACAGCCAGCCGGCTTCAAAAGTCGTTGAAAAATACGAAGAAGAAGCGAATGAAAAAGGTACTGGTACAGCAAGCAAAGAAAAACTTAAGAAAAAACCACCTGTTAAACCGGCTGCAGCTGGGTCAAAACCTTTTAATAAAGGCGGACGCGGCAACAATCGTAACCGGAATAACGTGAAGCACAAGCCTTCTCATTCACCACAGGCTGCACCCGTGCAAAAAAGAAAAGAAAGAGAGCTTCCAACCAAAATTTCATTTACAGAGTCTCTGACTGTAACGGAATTAGCTAAGAAGCTGCACCGTGAGCCTTCTGAAATCATCAAAAAACTCTTCATGCTTGGTGTAATGGCAACCATTAACCAATCACTTGAAAAAGATGCAATTGAATTGATTGCTAGTGAGTATGGCGTAGAGGTTGAAGAAGAAGTACTGGTCGATCTTACGGATCTTGAGTCATTGGTAACAGAAGACAATGCCGACAATCTAATTGAACGTCCATCAGTTGTTACGATCATGGGACACGTTGACCATGGTAAAACAACATTACTAGACTCTATTCGGAATACAAAAGTAACCGAAGGCGAAGCCGGTGGAATTACACAGCATATCGGAGCTTACCAAGTTGAGATCAAAGGAAAGAAAATTACATTCCTAGATACTCCAGGACATGCTGCGTTCACAACGATGCGTGCCCGCGGTGCTCAAATTACAGATATAACAATCCTAGTTGTTGCAGCTGACGATGGTGTAATGCCGCAGACAATTGAAGCAATCAACCATGCAAAAGCGGCTGAGGTTCCAATTATTGTAGCTGTTAATAAAATGGATAAACCATCAGCTAATCCTGATCGTGTTATGCAAGAATTAACTGAACATGGCCTTGTTTCTGAAGCATGGGGCGGAGATGTTATCTTCGTACCGATTTCAGCGAAAAATGGCGAAGGAATCGAAAGTCTTCTTGAAATGATTCTTCTTGTTGGTGAAGTGAATGAATACAAAGCTAATCCAGAGCGTAACGCTATTGGTACAGTAATTGAAGCGCGTCTAGATAAAGGCCGCGGAACAGTTGCTACACTTCTTGTTCAAAATGGTACCCTTAAAATCGGAGATCCGATCGTAGTAGGTAACAGCTTTGGACGTGTAAGAGCAATGCTGAATGATTTAGGACGCCGAGTAAAAGAAGCAGGCCCATCAACACCTGTTGAGTTAACAGGTCTAAATGAAGTTCCGCAAGCAGGAGATCGTTTCATCGTCTTTAATGATGAAAGGACAGCTCGCCAAGTTGGGGAAACAAGGGCTCAACGCCAATTGGCTTCACAACGTAATGAAAAATCAGTTGTTACATTAGATAACTTGTTTGAACAAATGAAACAAGGCGACATCAAAGAATTGAATATCGTATTAAAAGCGGATGTTCAAGGTTCTGCTGAAGCCGTTGCTGCCTCACTGAGAAAAATTGAAGTAGAAGGTGCAAAAGTTAAAATTATTCATACAGGTGTCGGTGCGATTACTGAATCCGATATTATTCTAGCGGCGGCTTCTAATGCAATCGTTATTGGTTTCAATGTACGCCCAGATGTAAATGCGAAACGTGCAGCTGACTCAGAAAATGTTGATGTTCGTCTACACCGTATCATTTACAAAGCAATTGAAGAAATTGATGCAGCGATGAAAGGGATGCTTGATCCTGAATTCGAAGAAAAAGTCATCGGCCAAGCAGAAGTACGGACTACGTTCAAAGTATCGAAAGTGGGTACAATTGCTGGATCGTACGTAACTGAAGGTAAATTAACTCGTGACTCGGGTGTCCGCTTAATTCGTGACGGCATCGTTATTTTTGAAGGCGAACTTGATACCTTAAAACGCTTCAAAGACGAAGTAAAAGAAGTTGCACAGAACTATGAGTGTGGAATTACGATTAAAAACTTCAATGATCTTAAAGAAGGCGACATTATTGAAGCTTACGTAATGCAGGAGATCGAACGTAAATGA
- the nusA gene encoding transcription termination factor NusA, giving the protein MSKELLDALYILEKEKGISRDILIDAIEAALISAYRRNFNQAQNVRIDMNFDKGSMRVFARKDVVDQVFDARLEISVEEAQLINPNYMLDDVVEMEVTPKDFGRIAAQTAKQVVTQRVREAERGIIYSEFIDREEDIMTGIVQRQDSRFIYVSLGKIEALLPINEQMPNESYKPHDRIKVFITKVEKTSKGPQIFVSRTHPGLLKRLFEIEVPEIFDGTVEIKSVAREAGDRSKISVHSDNEEVDPVGSCVGQKGQRVQAIVNELKGEKIDIVKWSEDPVVFVANALSPSKVLEVLIKEDDKGTTVIVPDYQLSLAIGKRGQNARLAAKLTGWKIDIKSETEAREAGIYPLEDQEPLLSQDSYDNDEDFDVEE; this is encoded by the coding sequence ATGAGCAAGGAGTTACTTGATGCTCTCTATATTTTAGAAAAAGAAAAAGGCATATCAAGGGATATCTTAATTGATGCCATTGAAGCTGCACTTATATCGGCATACCGCCGTAATTTTAACCAAGCACAAAATGTTCGTATTGACATGAACTTTGATAAGGGATCGATGAGAGTCTTTGCCCGCAAAGATGTTGTTGATCAAGTATTTGATGCAAGGTTAGAAATCTCTGTTGAAGAGGCCCAATTAATTAACCCGAACTACATGCTTGATGATGTTGTGGAAATGGAAGTAACGCCGAAGGACTTTGGCCGCATCGCTGCTCAAACGGCTAAACAGGTTGTTACTCAACGCGTGCGCGAAGCTGAACGCGGCATTATCTACTCCGAATTTATTGATCGGGAAGAAGACATCATGACGGGAATTGTACAACGCCAAGATTCACGTTTTATCTATGTCAGCTTAGGTAAAATAGAGGCGCTTCTTCCAATTAATGAACAGATGCCAAATGAGTCGTACAAACCACATGATCGTATAAAAGTATTTATCACGAAGGTTGAGAAGACTTCAAAAGGCCCTCAAATCTTTGTTTCACGTACACATCCTGGTTTGTTGAAACGCTTATTTGAAATTGAAGTACCAGAAATTTTTGATGGTACAGTTGAAATAAAATCAGTAGCCCGTGAAGCTGGAGATCGTTCGAAGATATCTGTTCACTCGGATAACGAAGAAGTCGATCCAGTAGGTTCATGCGTTGGTCAAAAAGGACAGCGTGTCCAAGCGATTGTTAATGAGCTTAAAGGCGAAAAGATAGACATTGTCAAATGGTCAGAAGATCCAGTTGTATTCGTAGCCAATGCATTAAGCCCTTCTAAGGTGCTTGAAGTATTGATTAAAGAAGACGACAAAGGAACGACCGTGATCGTGCCTGACTATCAGCTTTCTCTTGCTATCGGTAAGCGAGGACAAAACGCTCGTCTTGCTGCTAAACTAACAGGCTGGAAAATTGATATTAAGAGTGAGACAGAAGCCCGCGAAGCTGGAATCTATCCACTTGAAGATCAAGAACCGCTGCTTAGCCAAGACAGCTATGATAACGATGAAGACTTTGATGTTGAAGAATAA